The Nitrospinota bacterium nucleotide sequence CTGATGCTCGCTAACGGCAAAGGTGTGGCGCAGGATTACAAGGCGGCGGCGAGATGGTACCGCATTGAAGCGGGGAACGGCAACCCGGACGCTCAGTTCAATCTCGGACTCATGTATCTCTTCGGCATCGGCGTCGATACCGATCATTCTATCGGCGAGAAGTGGATATACATGGCGGGTCAGACGTATGCCGACCAAGGGAGATGGAAGAGGGTACTTGAATCGATCGACGCGATAAAGATATTCAACGATGAGAACCCGCTCGCTAAAAAGTTATACAAAGAGATGTATAACGGCGAAGCAAAAGCGTATTAGCTTTTCCCGATTTCCCTGACTCATTAATTTCCATTCTGCGTCCTGCGGACGCACCACAGACTGAAGTCTGTGCTACCGAAGAATTGAGATCCGAAAATCTGCTGGAGAGATCTAACCCAACGTGATGATGGTGGCCCCTTCGCCCCCCTGCTTCAGCGAGGGTGAACTGCAAGGGGGCGGAGTCTGATAATTTCCAGCCTCCGTGTAGCAATCTCTGCTCTTCAACCCGGACTTGATATTACACGTTTCCAGGCATCCTTATGCGCGTTCAATCTATTGTGTTAATATGTGTACAACTGAACACTTTTAGGAGGAAAAGCTGAATGGCGCAATCAACTACCCTGACAGTCCGGCTCGACGCGAAGCTGAAAAACAAACTCGATAAACTTGCCAATTCTTCAAAGCGCAGCAAATCATTCCTGGCGGCTGAGGCGATAGCAGGTTTTCTTGAACTGAACGAGTGGCAGATAAAGGAAACAAAGGAAGGGATAAAGGAAGCGGATAGCGGGGATTTTGCCAC carries:
- a CDS encoding CopG family ribbon-helix-helix protein; its protein translation is MAQSTTLTVRLDAKLKNKLDKLANSSKRSKSFLAAEAIAGFLELNEWQIKETKEGIKEADSGDFATNAEVKKTFGKLTGNAR
- a CDS encoding sel1 repeat family protein, yielding LMLANGKGVAQDYKAAARWYRIEAGNGNPDAQFNLGLMYLFGIGVDTDHSIGEKWIYMAGQTYADQGRWKRVLESIDAIKIFNDENPLAKKLYKEMYNGEAKAY